The Ostrea edulis chromosome 1, xbOstEdul1.1, whole genome shotgun sequence genomic sequence atgtatGATCATTACTGGAAAACTCTGGTGGACTGGTGAATTTTTCTGCGgattggttgaaattatacaatatcagTCCAACTGAACTGGTGACATAAACAGTTAGTTTCTAGCCCTGGTTTATGAcgaaatttattaattttataaacactttcttatatttaattgaaataaactggtttgtttttaaaaataaaaatgtatttatatttttttttatctgatttacataactttacacaaattaacatcgagtagaaGTCGTAAAACATTGCTTCCTACCACGACCGATTCATTAGAACTAAAAATTGAGATTATGTCATCACACAGTTCAAAATTGcttgcaaactctttacagttatttttatagttaagaataaaatatctttgggtttcttgtttattttttcaacatgaccAGTTGCGCTAGTAACTCTAGTGGAAGTGATATGCCGAGTTGTGTCTGCTGTAGTTGTATTTACATTGGGGAGATGACGGGTTGTGTCTGCTGTATTTACACTGGGAAGAGGACGGGGTGTGTCTGCTGTATTTACATTGGGGAGAGGACGGGTTGTATCTGCTGTATTTACATTGGGGAGAGGACGGGTTGTGTCTGCTGTAGCTGTATTTACATTGGGGAGAGGACGGATTGTGTCTGCTGTATTTACATTGGGGAGAGGACGAGTTGTGTCTGCTGTATTTACATTGGGGAGAGGACGAGTTGTGTCTGCGGTATTTACATTGGGGAGAGGACAGGTTGTGTCTGCGGTATTTACATTGGGGAGAGGATGGGTTGTGTCTGCTCTATTTACATTGAGGAGAGGACGGGTTGTGCCTGCTGTATTTACATTGGGGAGAGGACAGGTTGCGTCTGTATTTACATTGGGGAGAGAACGGATTGTGTCTGCTGTATTTACATTGGAGAGAGGACGGGTTGTGTCTGCTGTATTTACATTGGGGAGAGAACGAGTTGTGTCTGTTGTATTTACATTGGGGAGAGAACGGTTTGTGTCTGCTGTATTTACATTGGGGAGAGGACGGGTTGTGTCTGCTGTATTTACATTGGGGAGAGAACGAGTTGTGTCTGTTGTATTTACATTGGGGAGAGAACGGTTTGTGTCTGCTGTATTTACATTGGGGAGAGGACGGGTTGTGTCTGCTGTAGCTGTATTTACATTGGGGAGAGGACGGGTTGTGTCTGCTGTATTTACATTGGGGAGAGGACGAGTTGTGTCTGCTGTATTTACATTGGGGAGAGGACGGTTTGTGTCTGCTGTATTTACACTGGGGAGAGGACGGGTTGTGTCTGCTGTAGCTGTATTTACATTGGGGGAGAGGACAGGTTTGAATTTCATCACACTTTCACCAgtcaaatttatttttgcaCAAATCATGCTTCCTTTGTTGATCGGACAGACAAAGGTTCTAATGCAAACAGAAATTACATTGAAATTGAAACACGTTAACATCAGTGGAAGTGGCACAACCTTTGATTGGTATCTCTGTGCACTTTGTCATTGTAAATGAGAAGTCTTATtcagagaaatgaaatttcaaTGCCATGTGGATAGAGCAATGGGAAAATGTTGACAAGGATTTTTATCCACTTTGGAGCAATTGTTATTTTCAAAgcaaaattttatcaaatgcTGCACATGCGCAGATAGGG encodes the following:
- the LOC130048366 gene encoding ankyrin-2-like — encoded protein: MAWHLVQRQVGLTRTGGLWRSLGLDWCWVGSGSDVVGSTSDSEEDKEEDSEEEEGFLIPDERSLASSSSSEENSEEEEALFVASDDSCLIEEDKDEDFLDDAGAFEAEQDSEEEDAFLVVAGDSCLLEEEEEDKKSGNDAGGFKEAEDSEEEDEDSLDGAGAFKQSPMSYSRMESEEVEIGGKDGIGLEVLEALMLGNRNSHEMGPQTSPVRSQKDSFESYRVTEIWGQDWSPRMCDEIQTCPLPQCKYSYSRHNPSSPQCKYSRHKPSSPQCKYSRHNSSSPQCKYSRHNPSSPQCKYSYSRHNPSSPQCKYSRHKPFSPQCKYNRHNSFSPQCKYSRHNPSSPQCKYSRHKPFSPQCKYNRHNSFSPQCKYSRHNPSSLQCKYSRHNPFSPQCKYRRNLSSPQCKYSRHNSSSPQCKYSRHNSSSPQCKYSRHNPSSPQCKYSYSRHNPSSPQCKYSRYNPSSPQCKYSRHTPSSSQCKYSRHNPSSPQCKYNYSRHNSAYHFH